The following are encoded in a window of Oncorhynchus keta strain PuntledgeMale-10-30-2019 chromosome 10, Oket_V2, whole genome shotgun sequence genomic DNA:
- the LOC118388792 gene encoding caveolin-3-like, producing MTVTMADINNGYEQKFQTDRHHKEIDLINRDPKQVNEDVVKVDFEDVIAEPDGTHSLDGVWKASYTTFTVSKYWCYRILSAILGIPMALLWGFLFACLSFCHIWAVVPCIKSCMIESQCFSRIYSLAIHIFCDPLFEALGKIFSSVRVVLQKDV from the exons ATGACCGTGACCATGGCTGACATCAACAACGGTTATGAACAGAAGTTCCAGACGGACAGACATCATAAAGAGATTGACCTGATCAACAGAGACCCCAAGCAAGTCAACGAGGATGTAGTGAAG GTAGACTTTGAGGACGTGATCGCTGAGCCTGACGGGACTCACAGTCTGGACGGGGTGTGGAAGGCCAGTTACACCACCTTCACTGTGTCCAAATACTGGTGCTACCGTATCCTGTCTGCCATTTTGGGGATCCCCATGGCTCTACTGTGGGGCTTCCTATTTGCCTGCCTCTCCTTCTGCCACATCTGGGCTGTGGTGCCGTGCATTAAGAGCTGCATGATAGAATCCCAGTGTTTCAGCCGTATCTACTCCCTGGCCATACACATCTTCTGCGACCCGCTATTTGAAGCCCTGGGAAAGATATTCTCAAGTGTTCGGGTGGTGCTACAGAAGGATGTGTAA
- the LOC118389525 gene encoding isotocin receptor-like produces MEDQRDQELWAMMNDSWTNSSRVGNDTGTRNQTGVNPLKRNEEVAKVEVTVLVLVLLLALAGNLCVLLAIHTSKHSHSRMYYFMKHLSIADLVVAIFQVLPQLIWDITFRFYGSDLLCRLVKYLQVVGMFASTYMLVLMSIDRCLAICQPLRSLHKRKDCFYVIASWMLSLVFSTPQVYIFSLREVGNGVYDCWGDFVEPWGAKAYITWISLTIYIIPVAILSICYGLISFKIWQNFKMKTRRDQCMSLTPGTSKGAALSRVSSVRLISKAKIRTVKMTFVIVVAYIVCWTPFFFVQMWSAWDPAAPREDMAFIIAMLLASLNSCCNPWIYMFFAGHLFHDLMRCFICCSSQYLKASQCGGCDRQQSRRSVSTSTSTFVIKNHSSQRSITQTTST; encoded by the exons ATGGAGGACCAGCGAGACCAAGAACTGTGGGCGATGATGAACGATTCATGGACCAACTCGAGTCGCGTTGGAAACGATACGGGTACCAGGAACCAGACCGGCGTGAACCCCCTGAAGCGGAACGAGGAGGTGGCCAAAGTGGAGGTGACCGTTCTTGTCCTCGTCCTGCTGCTCGCGTTGGCCGGTAACCTTTGCGTCCTCTTGGCTATACATACGAGCAAGCACAGCCACTCTCGAATGTACTACTTCATGAAACATCTCAGTATTGCGGACCTGGTGGTGGCAATCTTCCAGGTCCTCCCGCAGCTCATATGGGACATTACATTTCGCTTCTACGGGTCTGATTTACTGTGCAGGCTGGTGAAGTACCTACAGGTTGTCGGGATGTTCGCGTCCACCTACATGCTTGTTCTAATGTCCATAGACAGATGCTTGGCGATATGTCAGCCCCTCCGCTCTCTGCACAAGAGGAAGGACTGTTTTTATGTGATTGCTTCTTGGATGCTTAGTCTGGTTTTCAGTACCCCTCAAGTGTACATATTTTCCTTGAGGGAGGTGGGCAACGGAGTTTATGACTGTTGGGGAGACTTCGTAGAACCCTGGGGCGCCAAGGCGTACATTACATGGATTAGTCTTACAATCTACATCATTCCAGTGGCTATTTTAAGTATTTGCTATGGCCTGATAAGTTTTAAAATATGGCAAAACTTTAAAATGAAAACCAGACGGGATCAGTGTATGTCTCTGACACCGGGGACGTCCAAAGGTGCAGCGCTCTCTCGCGTGAGCAGCGTGAGGCTCATATCAAAAGCGAAGATCCGAACTGTCAAAATGACTTTTGTCATTGTCGTAGCTTATATTGTTTGTTGGACTCCTTTTTTCTTCGTACAAATGTGGTCGGCATGGGACCCTGCTGCACCCAGAGAAG ACATGGCGTTCATCATTGCCATGCTGCTGGCCAGTCTGAACAGCTGCTGTAACCCGTGGATCTATATGTTCTTCGCTGGCCACCTGTTCCATGACCTGATGAGGTGCTTCATCTGCTGCTCCTCACAGTACCTGAAGGCCTCACAGTGCGGAGGGTGTGACCGCCAGCAGAGCCGCAGGAGcgtctccacctccacctccaccttcgTCATCAAGAACCATAGTAGTCAGAGGAGCATCACGCAGACCACCAGCACATGA